The nucleotide sequence TTTCTACGGCTGGGTCGTCGTGGCGGTCGTCTTCGTCACCATGGGCGTGGGCGTCAACGCGCGCACTGCCTTCTCGCTGCTCTTCCCGCCCATCCTCGACGAGTTCGGCTGGGATCGCGGCGTGACGGCCGGCGCCTTCTCCTTCGGCTTCCTCGTCTCGGCGGTCCTGAGCCCGACGCTCGGCCGGCTGATGGACCGCCGCGGTCCGCGGATGGTCATGGAGATCGGCGCGGGCCTCATGGCGGCCGGGTTGATGCTCGCCACGCTGGTGCGCCAGCCGTTGCACCTCTATCTCACGCTCGGCGTGCTGGTCGGCGGCGGCAGCGTCTGCCTGGGCTACACGGGGCAGGCGCTCTTCCTTCCCAACTGGTTCGTGCGCCGGCGAGGTCTCGCCATGAGCCTGGCTTTCTCCGGCGTGGGCGTGGGATCAATCATCCTGCTGCCCTGGCTGCAAACGTTGATCGGGCGCTCGGGCTGGCGCGCGGCGTGCTGGGCCATGGCCATCCTGGTGCTGGCGATCTTGGTGCCGCTCAACCTGCTGCTCAAGCGCCGGCCCGAGGACATCGGGCTCCAACCGGACGGCGACGCGTCATCGCATGAGACCACCGCCACCCAGGCGGCCAACATCGTGGACCCGGTGTGGGCGGCCGTGGACTGGACGCTCGGCCGCGCCGCGCGCACGTCGCGCTTCTGGTGGCTCGCGGTCGGCTACTTCGGCGGGCTCTTCGCCTGGTACGCGGTGCAGGTGCACCAGACGAAGTATTTGATCGAGATCGGCTGGAGCCCCACGTACGCGGCCTGGGCGCTCGGCTTCGTCAGCCTGGTCGCTATCCCGGGCCAGATCGCCCTCGGCCATCTCTCTGACCGCGTAGGACGAGAATGGGTGTGGACGGTGGGCAGTCTCGGTTTCGCCATCTGCTACCTGGCCCTGATCCTCATGCGTGAGACGCCGACGCCGGCCTTGCTCTGGCTCATGGTCGTGTCACAGGGCGCGCTCGGCTATGGGCTCACGTCGGTCGTCGGCGCCATTCCGGCCGAGATCTTCCAGGGGCGGCACTACGGCGGCATATTCGGCACGCTGATGCTGTCCGCGATCGCCGGCGGGGCCGCCGGTCCCTGGGTAACGGGCGCCCTGTACGATGCCACCGGCAGCTACACGCCGGCCTTCTGGATCGCGATCGGCTGCAGCGTGGTCTCGGCCGTAGCTATCTGGCTCGCCGCCCCGCGCAAGGTGCGCGCCGTCGCAGGACGCGTGCACCTGATACGGTAGGCGCCGCAGGCGGCCGATAAGGGCCCATCTGCGTCATTTAGCAAAATCTGCTGGGGCGCCCTCGGCCGCACGCTCGTGGCAGTTCGAGCTGAGGGGCGGAGCCCCGAGGCGAGGGCCGAGACAGTCGTACGGTTCGTCTGCGGGATCAACTCAGCCCTCGTCTCACGATGGCATACGCCGTCGCTCAACTCGAACAGCGGGGCGCCGCCTCGCATCTGGACCCTTCTCAGCCGCCTGCTAGCGCGCGGCCACCTTCCAGGCGTCGATGATCGCCCAGAGCCAGATCGCCAGCAGGGCCGCGAGCAGAAGCATCAGCGTCGCGCTCGGTTGAGACAGCGCCAGGAGATCGGTGGGCGCTGCCTGGAAGACGAGCCAGGTCAGGACGGCGCTTGGGAGGATGAACAGGACGCCCTTGAGGTACTCGCGGTTGTAGAGCTGGCCGAGCCCGGGGAAGATCCCGGAGAGGATGAAGCCCACGACCTGCCGTCGCCGCGCGCCTGGATCGCTCATGTCACCGGCGCTATTGAATCACGGCGCCCGACCGGAGTCACGGCCCCGCGCCGGCGAGCCCGGACTCTGGTATTGTCGCCCCCATGACCGGAGGATCTTCGAGCGGGCCTATGAGCAGAGATGAGCCGACGGGCGCGTGTCTCGAGCCCGCCGAGTTCGTGGACAGCGGCGCGCCGAACATCGTCGCCTTCGCGCGGCAGGCCTGCGAGGGAGCGATCGATCCCATCACCAAGGCGGTGCGCCTGTACTACGCGGTCAGGGACGGCATCGTGTACACGCCCTACGTCGACTTCAAATCGCATGAAACCTTCAGGGCCAGCGCGTGCCTCGCGAGGGGATCGGGATTCTGCGTGGCGAAGGCCGCGCTGCTCGCCGCGGCCGCGCGGGCTTCCGGCATCCCCGCGCGCGTGGGCTTCGCCGACGTGCGCAACCACCTGACCACACCGAGACTGCGCCAGCTCATGGGCACGGACCTCTTCTACTATCACGGCTATACGGAGCTGTACCTTGAGGGCAAGTGGGTCAAGGCGACACCGGCATTCGATCGCGGCCTCTGCGACAAATTC is from Candidatus Rokuibacteriota bacterium and encodes:
- a CDS encoding MFS transporter, with the translated sequence MRLRFFYGWVVVAVVFVTMGVGVNARTAFSLLFPPILDEFGWDRGVTAGAFSFGFLVSAVLSPTLGRLMDRRGPRMVMEIGAGLMAAGLMLATLVRQPLHLYLTLGVLVGGGSVCLGYTGQALFLPNWFVRRRGLAMSLAFSGVGVGSIILLPWLQTLIGRSGWRAACWAMAILVLAILVPLNLLLKRRPEDIGLQPDGDASSHETTATQAANIVDPVWAAVDWTLGRAARTSRFWWLAVGYFGGLFAWYAVQVHQTKYLIEIGWSPTYAAWALGFVSLVAIPGQIALGHLSDRVGREWVWTVGSLGFAICYLALILMRETPTPALLWLMVVSQGALGYGLTSVVGAIPAEIFQGRHYGGIFGTLMLSAIAGGAAGPWVTGALYDATGSYTPAFWIAIGCSVVSAVAIWLAAPRKVRAVAGRVHLIR
- a CDS encoding transglutaminase-like domain-containing protein; this translates as MSRDEPTGACLEPAEFVDSGAPNIVAFARQACEGAIDPITKAVRLYYAVRDGIVYTPYVDFKSHETFRASACLARGSGFCVAKAALLAAAARASGIPARVGFADVRNHLTTPRLRQLMGTDLFYYHGYTELYLEGKWVKATPAFDRGLCDKFGVRPLEFDGREDSLFHPHDVSGRRHMEYVRDRGPAVDVPVADILETFNRCYPQLTAGAPAPSATQFRREASPIQADPKE